Proteins found in one Campylobacter lari genomic segment:
- the rho gene encoding transcription termination factor Rho — translation MENTKEKKQHQRTHIPVEGYKIEDLKLLDLESLVKIANEAEIENPREFRRQDLIFEILKAQTKKGGFILFTGILEISPEGYGFLRGMDSNLSDSVNDAYVSNSQIRKFALRVGDIVTGQVREPKDQEKYYALLKIEAINYLPLKEARERPLFDNLTPIFPTEKIKLEYDPLKLTGRMLDLFAPIGKGQRSLIVAPPRTGKTELMKELATAIAKNHPEAHLIVLLVDERPEEVTDMQRCVKGEVFSSTFDLPAYNHVRVAELVIEKAKRMVETGKDVIILLDSITRLARAYNTATPSSGKVLSGGVDANALHKPKRFFGAARNIEHGGSLTIIATALIETGSRMDEVIFEEFKGTGNSEIVLDRNISDRRIYPAINIIKSGTRKEELLQGVEKLQKIWAIRSAISQMDDIEALKFLYSKMLKTKSNEELLSIMNE, via the coding sequence ATGGAAAATACAAAAGAAAAAAAACAACACCAAAGAACACACATTCCAGTGGAAGGTTATAAAATAGAAGATTTAAAGTTGCTTGATCTAGAAAGCTTAGTTAAAATTGCCAATGAAGCTGAAATAGAAAATCCAAGAGAATTTAGAAGACAAGATCTTATTTTTGAAATTCTAAAAGCACAAACCAAAAAAGGTGGTTTTATACTCTTTACAGGTATTTTAGAAATTTCACCTGAAGGCTATGGCTTTTTGCGTGGAATGGATTCAAATTTAAGCGATAGTGTAAATGATGCTTATGTATCAAACTCACAAATTCGCAAATTTGCTCTGCGTGTTGGAGATATAGTTACCGGTCAAGTTAGAGAACCAAAAGATCAAGAAAAATACTATGCTTTGTTAAAAATCGAAGCAATTAATTATCTTCCATTAAAAGAAGCCAGAGAAAGACCTTTATTTGACAATCTTACTCCAATTTTTCCAACTGAAAAAATCAAATTAGAATACGATCCTTTAAAACTTACAGGTAGAATGCTTGACCTATTTGCCCCTATAGGAAAAGGTCAAAGAAGCTTAATTGTAGCACCTCCAAGAACTGGTAAAACTGAGCTAATGAAAGAACTAGCTACTGCTATTGCTAAAAATCACCCAGAAGCTCATTTGATTGTACTTTTGGTAGATGAGCGCCCTGAAGAAGTTACAGATATGCAAAGATGTGTTAAAGGTGAGGTTTTTAGCTCTACTTTTGATTTACCTGCTTATAATCATGTTAGAGTAGCTGAGCTTGTTATAGAAAAAGCAAAAAGAATGGTAGAAACAGGCAAAGATGTCATTATTTTGCTTGATTCTATTACAAGATTAGCAAGAGCTTATAATACTGCTACGCCAAGTAGTGGTAAGGTTTTAAGCGGCGGGGTTGATGCAAATGCCTTGCATAAACCAAAACGCTTTTTTGGTGCAGCTAGAAATATAGAGCATGGTGGCTCATTAACCATTATAGCAACTGCTTTGATAGAAACAGGCTCAAGAATGGATGAAGTAATTTTTGAAGAATTTAAAGGAACTGGAAATAGTGAAATCGTTCTTGATAGAAATATTTCAGATAGAAGAATTTACCCTGCAATTAACATCATAAAATCAGGAACTAGAAAAGAAGAATTGCTCCAAGGTGTCGAAAAACTTCAAAAAATTTGGGCAATTAGATCAGCTATTTCACAAATGGATGACATAGAGGCTTTAAAATTCTTATACTCTAAAATGCTAAAAACCAAAAGCAATGAAGAGTTATTATCTATCATGAATGAGTAG